In Rhodopirellula islandica, one DNA window encodes the following:
- a CDS encoding pyrophosphate--fructose-6-phosphate 1-phosphotransferase gives MSIKRVGILTAGGLAPCLSSAIGALLEAYTEQAPEIEILCYRSGYKGLLLGDSFVVDDHSRKNAAILHQHGGSPIGNSRVKLTNVADCVKRGLVSEGQDPLQVAAERLQSDEVDVLHTIGGDDTNTTAADLAAYLAKHEYQLTVVGLPKTIDNDVIPIKQSLGAWTAAEEGAKFFENVVGEHSANPRMLIIHEVMGRNCGWLTAATAAKYRERLQKLNFLPEMGLSQQRRDVHGVFVPEMSFDLEEEAKRLRAIMDENDCVNIFISEGAGVDTIVKEMESRGESVPKDAFGHYKLDAVNPGKWFGKQFADMLGAEKTLVQKSGYFSRAAAANAEDIALIGRCAKKAVECAMQGIGGVIGEDEDQSNELRAIEFERIAGGKPFDINVDWFGDLLSQMGQPKGEVLETSH, from the coding sequence ATGTCGATCAAACGTGTCGGAATCCTCACCGCCGGCGGCTTGGCCCCGTGTCTGTCGTCGGCCATCGGAGCCCTGCTTGAAGCCTACACGGAGCAGGCTCCTGAAATTGAAATCCTCTGCTATCGATCCGGTTACAAAGGTCTGCTGCTCGGCGACAGCTTCGTCGTCGATGATCATTCGCGAAAGAATGCGGCGATCTTGCACCAGCACGGTGGCAGTCCCATCGGCAACAGTCGGGTCAAGCTGACCAACGTCGCCGATTGCGTGAAACGCGGGTTGGTCAGCGAAGGCCAAGATCCACTGCAGGTGGCTGCTGAGCGATTGCAATCCGACGAAGTCGACGTGTTGCACACCATCGGTGGTGACGACACCAACACGACCGCCGCTGACTTGGCGGCCTACTTGGCCAAACACGAATACCAACTGACCGTGGTTGGTTTGCCCAAAACGATCGACAACGACGTCATTCCGATCAAGCAAAGTCTCGGTGCTTGGACGGCGGCTGAAGAAGGTGCCAAGTTCTTCGAAAACGTGGTGGGTGAACACAGCGCCAACCCACGCATGCTGATCATTCACGAAGTCATGGGACGCAACTGTGGTTGGCTGACCGCCGCCACCGCTGCGAAATATCGCGAGCGATTGCAGAAGCTGAACTTCTTGCCCGAAATGGGACTCAGTCAACAACGTCGCGATGTGCACGGTGTCTTCGTTCCTGAGATGAGTTTTGATCTCGAAGAAGAAGCCAAGCGTTTGCGCGCGATCATGGATGAAAACGATTGCGTCAACATCTTCATCTCGGAAGGTGCCGGCGTGGACACCATCGTCAAGGAAATGGAATCGCGAGGCGAAAGCGTTCCCAAAGATGCATTCGGTCACTACAAACTGGACGCCGTGAACCCCGGCAAATGGTTCGGCAAGCAATTCGCCGACATGCTGGGTGCTGAGAAGACACTCGTGCAAAAGAGCGGCTACTTCAGTCGCGCCGCCGCTGCCAACGCCGAAGACATTGCCTTGATCGGTCGCTGTGCCAAGAAGGCGGTCGAGTGTGCCATGCAAGGCATCGGTGGTGTGATCGGAGAAGACGAAGACCAAAGCAACGAACTTCGGGCAATTGAGTTTGAACGGATCGCCGGTGGCAAACCATTCGACATCAACGTGGACTGGTTTGGTGACCTGCTCTCACAAATGGGACAACCCAAGGGCGAAGTCCTGGAAACGTCTCACTGA
- a CDS encoding pyruvate carboxylase, which yields MDALMTVAESTAATDSAPIRPIRKILAANRSEIATRVFRSAHELGIRTVAIYSHEDRYALHRFKADEAYQIGTPGEPIRSYLNIDAIVGLCLKHHIDAVHPGYGFLSENPEFAKALTEAGILFIGPSEQSLRDLGDKTSARRLAEIAGVPVLGGTAQAVTSVDEAIEAAENLGYPIMLKAAKGGGGRGMRVVMDPSELGSSLEAAQREAKTAFGSDEVFLERFVQRARHLEVQLLGDRHGNLVHLYERDCSVQRRHQKVVELAPAPNLPAEMRDAICDAALRIGRAVGKASGGYENAGTVEFLLDVDQNEFYFIEVNPRIQVEHTVTEEVTGIDIVRNQILVAQGYPLESEEVGLPSQDGIRTMGFAMQCRITTEDPAAEFRPDYGRISHYRSAAGLGVRLDAGTAFSGAVVNPFYDSMLVKVTARAPTLAAAARRMDRCLHEFRIRGVKTNIPFLTRLVNHPTFLAGEATTRLIDTTPELFRLPRRRDRATKLLTFLGETIVNGNPLVTGRPPAVRREPAPVPEIPPTSTPPRGTADIFREEGVDGLMRWIREQKGLLLTDTTMRDAHQSLLATRVRTDDMLRIAPAYAHLAPQLFSLEMWGGATFDTSMRFLKESPWQRLADLRAAVPNILTQMLLRASNAVGYTNYPDNVVRLFVREAVQAGMDVFRVFDALNWEENMRVAMDAVIEEGGICEASICYTGDLQDPRRTKYDLKYYVDLAKKLQAGGAHMIAIKDMAGLLKPAAAVKLLRALRDEVDLPIHLHTHDTGGIQASTLMAAAGEGLQIADAALAPLSGGTSQVNLNTLVEALRFTDRESSLDGESLTQLATYWQAAREFYKPFESDVLPATGDLYDHEMPGGQYTNLFQQARALGLADQWAGVCRAYADVNRLFGDIVKVTPTSKAVGDMALFLVANEMSAEEVLTTNKALAFPASVLDLIGGRMGQPPGGFPEKVMQKILGDQAPVLERPGASMPPADLEAAKAQAAELTHEAPSDRDAVTYLLYPKVFEEYSQHRNTYGDVETLPTPNFFYGQEPGDEIAVDIEPGKRLIVKYLAVGQPYPDGTRTVFFELNGQPREVSVIDRSLDVDIKAAVKADPSDATHVAASMPGMVITVAAAEGEKVKAGQKLLVLEAMKMETTINAPADGVVTKIHTPPGTQVEAGDLLAVVE from the coding sequence TTGGACGCCCTGATGACCGTCGCTGAATCGACTGCTGCCACTGACTCCGCCCCCATTCGCCCGATTCGAAAAATCCTGGCTGCCAATCGCAGCGAAATTGCCACCCGGGTGTTTCGCTCGGCTCACGAACTGGGCATTCGCACTGTCGCGATTTATTCCCACGAAGACCGCTACGCCCTGCACCGATTCAAAGCCGACGAGGCCTACCAAATCGGGACGCCCGGCGAGCCCATTCGTTCTTACCTCAACATCGACGCCATCGTTGGCTTGTGCTTGAAGCACCACATCGATGCGGTGCACCCGGGATATGGCTTCCTGTCTGAGAACCCTGAGTTCGCCAAGGCGCTCACGGAAGCAGGCATTTTGTTCATCGGTCCCAGCGAGCAAAGCTTGCGAGATCTGGGCGATAAAACCAGCGCCCGTCGCTTGGCCGAAATCGCTGGCGTGCCCGTGTTGGGCGGAACCGCTCAAGCCGTCACCTCGGTCGACGAAGCGATCGAAGCGGCTGAGAATCTGGGCTATCCGATCATGTTGAAAGCCGCCAAAGGTGGTGGCGGTCGGGGCATGCGTGTGGTGATGGACCCCAGCGAATTGGGAAGTTCCCTCGAAGCCGCCCAGCGCGAAGCGAAAACGGCATTTGGAAGTGACGAAGTCTTCCTGGAACGCTTTGTCCAACGAGCCCGGCACTTGGAAGTGCAATTGCTCGGTGACCGCCACGGCAACTTGGTTCACTTGTATGAACGCGATTGCAGCGTCCAACGCCGGCATCAGAAGGTCGTCGAACTCGCCCCCGCACCGAATCTTCCTGCCGAAATGCGTGACGCCATCTGCGACGCGGCATTGCGAATCGGACGCGCGGTCGGCAAAGCAAGCGGTGGCTACGAGAACGCGGGAACGGTCGAGTTCTTGCTCGATGTCGACCAAAACGAGTTCTACTTCATCGAGGTCAACCCGCGAATCCAAGTCGAGCACACGGTGACCGAAGAGGTCACAGGCATCGACATCGTTCGCAACCAAATCCTGGTCGCCCAGGGATACCCGCTGGAAAGTGAAGAGGTCGGCCTGCCATCCCAGGATGGCATCCGAACCATGGGGTTCGCGATGCAGTGCCGGATCACGACCGAAGATCCCGCCGCCGAATTCCGTCCCGACTACGGCCGAATCAGTCACTACCGCAGTGCAGCTGGTCTGGGCGTTCGTCTCGATGCGGGCACAGCGTTCAGTGGCGCGGTCGTCAATCCTTTTTACGATTCCATGTTGGTGAAGGTCACCGCGCGAGCCCCTACCCTGGCCGCCGCCGCCCGGCGGATGGATCGATGCCTGCACGAATTTCGAATTCGGGGGGTGAAAACAAACATTCCGTTCCTGACGCGGCTCGTCAATCATCCCACGTTCTTGGCCGGCGAAGCCACGACGCGATTGATCGACACAACACCGGAACTGTTCCGCTTGCCACGCCGGCGTGACCGAGCCACCAAGTTGCTGACGTTCCTGGGCGAAACGATTGTCAACGGGAACCCGCTCGTCACAGGGCGTCCACCCGCTGTTCGCCGCGAACCAGCCCCGGTTCCCGAGATCCCGCCCACCTCCACGCCACCTCGCGGAACCGCCGACATTTTTCGCGAGGAAGGCGTCGATGGATTGATGCGTTGGATTCGCGAACAAAAAGGGCTGCTGCTGACCGACACGACCATGCGTGACGCGCATCAATCGTTGCTGGCCACTCGAGTTCGTACCGATGACATGCTTCGCATCGCGCCGGCCTACGCTCACCTGGCCCCACAATTGTTCTCGCTGGAAATGTGGGGAGGAGCCACCTTTGACACGTCGATGCGTTTTCTCAAGGAATCACCTTGGCAACGGCTGGCTGACCTCCGCGCAGCCGTTCCCAACATTCTGACGCAGATGCTGCTGCGGGCCAGCAACGCGGTTGGCTACACCAACTACCCCGACAACGTCGTGCGGCTGTTTGTTCGCGAAGCCGTGCAGGCAGGCATGGACGTGTTCCGCGTGTTCGATGCGCTGAACTGGGAAGAGAACATGAGGGTGGCGATGGACGCCGTGATCGAGGAAGGCGGTATCTGCGAAGCATCGATCTGCTACACCGGTGACTTGCAAGACCCGCGGCGGACCAAGTACGACCTGAAGTACTACGTCGATCTGGCGAAGAAGCTGCAGGCGGGCGGCGCTCACATGATTGCGATCAAAGACATGGCAGGGCTGCTCAAACCAGCCGCGGCGGTGAAGCTGCTGCGAGCCTTGCGTGACGAAGTCGACCTGCCCATTCACTTGCACACTCACGACACCGGTGGAATTCAAGCGTCCACGTTGATGGCCGCTGCCGGCGAAGGGTTGCAGATCGCCGACGCGGCACTGGCGCCCTTGTCAGGCGGAACCAGCCAAGTGAACTTGAACACGCTGGTCGAAGCCCTTCGTTTCACCGACCGTGAATCTTCGCTGGATGGTGAGTCGTTGACTCAGCTGGCAACCTACTGGCAAGCCGCTCGTGAATTCTACAAGCCGTTTGAAAGTGATGTGCTGCCCGCGACCGGTGACCTGTACGACCACGAGATGCCCGGTGGCCAATACACCAACCTGTTTCAACAAGCCCGTGCTTTGGGATTGGCGGATCAGTGGGCTGGCGTCTGCCGCGCTTACGCGGACGTGAACCGATTGTTCGGCGACATCGTCAAGGTGACTCCCACCAGCAAAGCCGTCGGTGACATGGCGTTGTTCTTGGTCGCCAATGAAATGTCGGCGGAAGAGGTCCTGACGACGAACAAGGCACTCGCGTTTCCCGCCAGTGTGCTGGATCTGATTGGTGGCCGGATGGGACAACCACCAGGCGGCTTCCCCGAAAAAGTCATGCAGAAGATTCTCGGTGACCAAGCCCCCGTGCTGGAACGCCCAGGTGCATCCATGCCACCCGCCGACTTAGAGGCGGCCAAGGCCCAAGCGGCCGAACTGACCCACGAAGCGCCCAGTGACCGTGATGCAGTGACGTACCTGCTGTATCCCAAAGTATTCGAAGAGTACTCGCAGCATCGCAACACCTACGGAGACGTGGAAACCCTTCCGACCCCCAATTTTTTCTATGGGCAGGAACCGGGTGATGAGATCGCCGTCGACATCGAACCCGGCAAACGTTTGATCGTCAAATATCTAGCCGTTGGACAGCCCTATCCCGATGGCACACGCACGGTGTTCTTTGAACTCAACGGGCAACCCCGAGAAGTCTCGGTCATCGATCGATCGTTGGACGTGGACATCAAAGCCGCGGTGAAAGCCGATCCATCCGACGCCACCCATGTCGCTGCGTCGATGCCTGGGATGGTCATCACGGTGGCTGCGGCCGAAGGTGAAAAGGTGAAGGCGGGGCAAAAGTTGTTGGTGCTGGAAGCCATGAAAATGGAAACCACCATCAACGCGCCCGCTGACGGCGTCGTCACCAAAATCCATACACCTCCAGGAACCCAAGTCGAAGCGGGAGATCTGCTGGCGGTGGTGGAGTGA
- a CDS encoding DUF1559 family PulG-like putative transporter, producing the protein MHDRSSTSAAVKIQRHAFTLLELLVVIGIIAVLIGLLMPAVRTSSEAARRMSCSNNFKQLGLALHNYHSAYKQLPPAQGGTLRGPSERDGNSRRLSGLVALLPFFEASSLWETISNPAEFNGMFYPPMGPAPWVEQYEPWTTQISTLQCPASPATPEPFGLTSYAFCVGDQVDLLNAEHSSTRSVRGIFAGTHVPHFRTITDGLSNTIAMCEIGNDLGDGYDIGQTAIQQTGAIFESPSTCRETLDVDRPDFYESSVQLASVGRGGRWADGVAAIAAVNTILPPNSPSCSVGKQLTSPGLHSAGSFHAGGANVLMADGAVKFIIESIDHGDSTAAVVRLTEAAESNASTTSESVDEAAGNSSNQADSSSPTSFTHPESPYGVWGALGTARSEDLVTSGL; encoded by the coding sequence ATGCATGATCGTTCGTCGACATCGGCTGCGGTCAAGATTCAGCGTCATGCATTCACGCTGCTGGAACTCCTGGTGGTCATCGGCATCATCGCTGTCCTGATCGGATTGCTGATGCCAGCGGTACGCACATCCAGTGAAGCCGCCAGAAGAATGAGTTGCAGCAACAACTTCAAACAACTTGGACTCGCGCTGCACAACTACCACTCCGCCTACAAGCAGCTTCCTCCTGCCCAGGGAGGCACGCTTCGAGGCCCATCCGAACGGGACGGGAACTCACGGCGTCTCAGCGGATTGGTGGCGTTGCTGCCGTTCTTTGAAGCCTCCAGCTTGTGGGAAACAATCTCCAACCCCGCTGAGTTCAACGGAATGTTCTACCCGCCAATGGGGCCGGCACCCTGGGTCGAACAGTACGAACCTTGGACGACACAGATTTCAACCTTGCAGTGTCCCGCTTCGCCGGCCACGCCCGAGCCATTTGGATTGACGAGTTATGCCTTTTGCGTGGGCGATCAAGTCGACCTGCTGAATGCCGAACACTCGTCAACACGATCGGTGCGCGGCATCTTCGCCGGGACCCATGTCCCCCACTTTCGCACAATCACCGATGGCCTCTCCAACACCATTGCCATGTGTGAAATCGGCAACGATCTCGGCGATGGTTATGACATCGGTCAAACCGCGATTCAACAAACCGGGGCAATCTTTGAATCGCCCAGCACTTGCCGAGAAACGTTGGATGTCGACCGACCTGACTTCTACGAATCATCCGTTCAACTCGCCAGCGTCGGGCGGGGCGGTCGGTGGGCCGATGGGGTTGCGGCGATTGCGGCCGTCAACACGATCCTGCCACCGAATTCACCAAGTTGTTCCGTTGGAAAACAATTGACCAGCCCAGGCCTCCATTCGGCGGGCAGTTTTCATGCGGGTGGAGCAAACGTGCTGATGGCGGATGGCGCGGTCAAGTTCATCATCGAATCGATTGATCATGGTGATTCGACCGCCGCGGTGGTTCGGTTGACGGAAGCGGCTGAATCCAACGCCAGCACCACCTCCGAATCGGTCGATGAAGCTGCTGGCAACTCTTCCAATCAAGCGGACTCTTCATCGCCAACCTCGTTCACTCATCCGGAGAGCCCGTATGGTGTGTGGGGCGCACTCGGGACTGCCCGGAGCGAGGACTTGGTGACCAGCGGCCTTTGA
- a CDS encoding M24 family metallopeptidase yields MVAMSDSADGSVSNDARSSLGSEGAQVMAGLADRNANLFRRLGIALGDPAAWVRLPDGKNIGIVRDLEMDRTRAAGQLDSVQCPADFPPVSGSASGDRETASAQSVARFLQLQSIDQVVVDRAFPLIYAWHLADAGISIAYDDDLGVIDRRVKTEQEIEWLRKAQSVTESVMRQMCEMIATAEVGSEGRLMVGGEPLTSERVRTMAAEAFMKRDYTMSHGAIVATLPESADCHHRGDGDLYTGHPVIVDLFPRDESTRYNGDCTRTVVHGTPSETVQKMHTAVVASKEAAEAVLFPGRTGEEVQLAVEKVLVSHGYPISRGEQTDGPSIQHGTGHGIGLEVHEPILLDHGGGEMLAGEVFTVEPGLYGRQHGGVRIEDMLVVTADGPVNLNQLPMGLDWNPS; encoded by the coding sequence ATGGTCGCCATGAGCGACTCCGCTGACGGTTCTGTATCCAACGACGCTCGTTCAAGTCTCGGCTCCGAGGGAGCCCAGGTGATGGCGGGCCTGGCCGATCGAAACGCAAATTTGTTTCGACGTTTGGGAATCGCGCTCGGTGATCCTGCTGCGTGGGTGCGCCTGCCCGACGGAAAAAACATCGGCATCGTGCGTGACTTGGAAATGGACCGAACTCGCGCCGCGGGACAATTGGATTCCGTTCAATGTCCGGCTGATTTTCCGCCCGTCTCGGGATCCGCCAGTGGCGATCGCGAAACCGCGTCCGCTCAATCCGTCGCCCGATTCCTTCAGCTTCAATCGATCGATCAGGTCGTCGTCGACCGAGCGTTCCCGCTGATCTACGCCTGGCACTTGGCCGACGCTGGGATCTCAATCGCCTACGACGATGACTTGGGCGTGATCGATCGCCGCGTCAAAACGGAGCAAGAGATCGAATGGCTTCGGAAAGCTCAGTCGGTCACGGAGTCGGTGATGCGGCAGATGTGTGAAATGATCGCCACCGCGGAGGTCGGTTCAGAAGGTCGATTGATGGTCGGTGGCGAACCGTTGACCAGCGAACGAGTTCGCACGATGGCGGCGGAAGCGTTCATGAAACGTGATTACACGATGAGCCACGGTGCGATCGTTGCGACGTTGCCGGAATCAGCGGATTGCCACCACCGAGGCGACGGCGATTTGTACACCGGGCATCCGGTCATCGTCGATCTTTTTCCACGCGATGAGTCAACTCGCTACAACGGCGACTGCACGCGAACCGTGGTCCATGGAACGCCTAGCGAGACCGTTCAGAAAATGCACACGGCGGTGGTCGCATCCAAGGAAGCCGCCGAGGCAGTCTTGTTCCCCGGAAGAACGGGCGAAGAAGTCCAGTTGGCCGTTGAGAAGGTCTTGGTCAGTCACGGGTACCCGATCTCACGAGGGGAGCAGACGGACGGGCCCTCGATTCAACACGGCACCGGCCACGGGATCGGTCTGGAAGTTCACGAGCCGATCCTGCTGGATCATGGCGGAGGTGAAATGCTCGCCGGTGAAGTTTTCACGGTCGAACCGGGGCTCTATGGACGTCAACATGGTGGTGTTCGCATCGAAGACATGTTGGTCGTGACGGCGGACGGTCCTGTCAACTTGAACCAGTTGCCGATGGGGCTGGATTGGAATCCAAGCTGA
- a CDS encoding acyltransferase family protein, whose amino-acid sequence MSDSMTSVSSRRHDLDALRGIAMLLGIFLHAAIAYSPDAGRGWPIQDSQSSDLVSMFIALVHGFRMPLFFLLSGFFTMMLFRRRGVSKLIENRILRIAIPFVIGMCTIIPAMWIVAGYIQAHPTGIVTAVDPTDLLTPVVQDDLAGVEKALLAGADVNQRSEQGDSPFLVAAFLGRDDIAKVLLDHDADPELGNHKGERPIDVMRAPWGTTEFVAGLLQIEVDQEDVESGRQKIATMMGVTLSEPVAGGGMDAVDWGGLMFLLFEFPVTGHLWFLSFLCFLVTGFVLVLTLTPRAWRSRWDLASVVRSPRCLLWLIPLTMLPHWFMRHEGFGPATSVGLLPMPSVLAYYALFFGFGAIYFDANDRDGDLGRGWKMSLPLSFTILFAIGWTLRGQTEGGGLVASVFVQSAYAWIVSFGMMGMFRTLFAHPSRTLRYLSDSSYWLYLAHLPLVMYLQFWVRDWEVPLLVKFTIVSGVSSVVLLLSYQIFVRHTPIGWLLNGKRKPSVPGANDALGTEVVAAQLVRQ is encoded by the coding sequence ATGAGTGATTCAATGACTTCTGTTTCGTCTCGCCGGCACGACCTGGACGCGTTGCGAGGGATCGCCATGTTGCTGGGGATTTTCTTGCACGCAGCAATCGCCTACTCGCCCGATGCCGGGCGAGGGTGGCCGATCCAAGACTCGCAAAGCAGCGATTTGGTTTCGATGTTCATTGCGCTGGTGCATGGTTTTCGAATGCCGTTGTTTTTCTTGCTCAGCGGCTTCTTCACGATGATGCTGTTTCGGCGCCGCGGGGTTTCGAAGCTGATCGAAAATCGCATCCTGCGAATTGCGATTCCGTTTGTGATTGGAATGTGCACGATCATTCCCGCCATGTGGATCGTTGCTGGCTACATCCAGGCCCACCCTACGGGCATTGTCACCGCCGTCGACCCAACTGATCTGTTGACTCCCGTCGTTCAAGATGACTTGGCAGGAGTGGAAAAAGCGTTGTTGGCAGGCGCCGATGTCAATCAACGATCCGAGCAAGGTGACTCACCCTTCTTGGTGGCCGCGTTCCTGGGACGCGATGACATTGCCAAGGTGTTGTTGGATCACGACGCGGACCCAGAACTGGGAAACCACAAGGGAGAGCGGCCGATCGACGTGATGCGGGCACCCTGGGGAACGACCGAGTTCGTGGCCGGGTTGTTGCAAATCGAAGTCGATCAGGAGGACGTGGAATCCGGCCGGCAGAAAATCGCGACGATGATGGGCGTCACCTTGTCGGAACCGGTCGCCGGTGGCGGCATGGACGCCGTGGACTGGGGCGGATTGATGTTTCTGTTGTTCGAATTTCCGGTGACCGGTCACCTGTGGTTTTTATCGTTCCTGTGCTTCCTGGTGACGGGGTTTGTACTCGTCCTGACGTTGACCCCGCGGGCATGGCGTTCACGATGGGATCTGGCGTCCGTCGTTCGTTCGCCGCGCTGTTTGTTGTGGTTGATCCCGCTGACGATGTTGCCACATTGGTTCATGCGGCACGAAGGCTTCGGGCCGGCGACATCGGTCGGTCTGCTACCGATGCCATCGGTGCTGGCGTACTACGCATTGTTCTTTGGCTTTGGCGCGATTTACTTCGACGCCAATGACCGCGACGGGGATCTCGGTCGCGGATGGAAGATGAGTCTGCCGCTGTCGTTCACCATCCTGTTTGCAATCGGATGGACGCTGCGTGGGCAAACGGAGGGCGGAGGGTTGGTCGCTTCCGTCTTCGTTCAATCCGCGTATGCCTGGATCGTGTCCTTCGGCATGATGGGAATGTTTCGAACCCTATTCGCTCATCCCAGTCGCACACTGCGGTACCTTTCGGATTCGAGTTACTGGTTGTACCTCGCTCACCTGCCGCTGGTGATGTACCTGCAGTTTTGGGTGCGAGACTGGGAGGTCCCGCTATTGGTGAAGTTCACGATTGTCAGTGGGGTCTCAAGCGTGGTGCTGTTGCTGAGCTACCAGATCTTTGTTCGCCACACTCCAATCGGATGGTTGCTCAACGGGAAGCGAAAGCCATCCGTGCCAGGCGCGAACGACGCGCTCGGCACGGAGGTTGTTGCCGCTCAGTTGGTCCGTCAGTGA
- a CDS encoding DUF2306 domain-containing protein, whose protein sequence is MASEHSLFKASPRGTVFNRDASRLNRLVRVATAMTLVLGVSVLVQLLLPYQDYFPANLKDSVFLSAHRSHFHGWYSIAFYVHIVAGPIALVQGAALFFSGSKRKPTPRWHRVIGRVQAVVVLLFLFPSGLVMAQHAMAGPSAEVAFTLLSLATAITMALAIRSAMSGRIRQHRLWATRCFLLLCSPLMLRVVVGFTILTGTETDFAHRLLAWASWLVPWFLFEVGRKCHDAASMSRNTTRTTPATASIPISV, encoded by the coding sequence ATGGCTTCCGAGCATTCCCTTTTCAAAGCTTCTCCTCGCGGAACCGTTTTCAACCGTGATGCGTCACGACTGAACCGGCTGGTGCGAGTGGCAACCGCGATGACGCTCGTGCTCGGCGTGAGTGTCTTGGTCCAGCTCCTGCTCCCGTACCAGGACTATTTCCCTGCCAACCTGAAGGACTCGGTTTTCCTGTCGGCTCACCGAAGTCACTTCCACGGTTGGTACTCCATCGCGTTCTACGTTCACATTGTCGCGGGGCCGATCGCATTGGTTCAAGGTGCCGCGTTGTTCTTCAGTGGATCGAAGCGGAAACCGACTCCAAGATGGCACCGTGTCATCGGGCGGGTTCAAGCCGTTGTGGTCCTGTTGTTTTTGTTTCCTAGCGGTTTGGTGATGGCCCAGCACGCCATGGCTGGCCCGAGTGCGGAAGTCGCCTTCACACTGCTGTCACTGGCAACGGCGATCACGATGGCGCTCGCGATCCGCAGTGCAATGAGCGGGAGGATCCGTCAGCACCGTCTTTGGGCAACACGCTGTTTTCTGCTGCTGTGCTCGCCGTTGATGCTTCGAGTCGTCGTCGGGTTCACGATTCTCACGGGAACAGAAACTGATTTTGCACACCGTCTTCTCGCTTGGGCCAGTTGGTTGGTCCCGTGGTTTCTTTTCGAGGTTGGGAGAAAATGTCATGACGCTGCTTCAATGTCACGGAACACAACCAGGACAACGCCGGCGACGGCTTCCATCCCCATCTCGGTGTAG
- a CDS encoding arginyltransferase, translating to MIPANDSFPESAAPLRHRMMLVQDAASDCPYIDGEPARMPLYFPMPPRQSEDTDMLLAAGFRRSSQFVYHTNCPNCCACQPIRLRAEDFKLTKSLRRVLKKAERELTWRWQVPQVDADRVRLYNDHRNVRGLAHDDDISASDYETFLIATCWPTLELEIRYQDQLVGVSIMDIGQESVSAVYTHFDPIASKFSLGTFAVLQQIQWAKDNGRTWVYLGLYVAENPHLNYKSRFVPQERLIDGQWRVCLE from the coding sequence ATGATTCCCGCGAACGATAGTTTTCCTGAAAGTGCTGCTCCCCTGCGTCATCGAATGATGCTGGTCCAGGATGCTGCCAGCGACTGCCCGTACATCGATGGCGAACCAGCTCGCATGCCGTTGTACTTCCCAATGCCTCCGCGTCAGAGCGAAGACACGGACATGCTGCTGGCGGCTGGTTTTCGTCGCAGCAGCCAATTTGTCTATCACACGAATTGCCCGAACTGCTGTGCCTGCCAGCCCATTCGATTGCGAGCCGAGGATTTCAAACTGACCAAATCGCTGCGTCGTGTTCTCAAAAAAGCAGAGCGGGAACTGACCTGGCGTTGGCAAGTCCCACAAGTCGATGCGGATCGTGTACGACTTTACAACGATCATCGCAACGTTCGCGGCTTGGCACACGATGACGACATCAGTGCGTCGGACTACGAAACCTTTTTGATCGCAACCTGTTGGCCAACGCTTGAGCTTGAGATCCGTTACCAAGACCAACTGGTCGGCGTTTCGATCATGGACATCGGCCAAGAAAGCGTCAGCGCGGTGTACACCCATTTTGATCCGATCGCATCCAAGTTCAGCCTGGGAACCTTCGCGGTGCTGCAACAAATTCAGTGGGCCAAAGACAACGGTCGCACTTGGGTGTACTTGGGTTTGTACGTCGCCGAAAACCCACACCTGAATTACAAATCACGATTCGTACCGCAGGAACGTTTGATCGACGGGCAATGGCGTGTCTGCTTGGAGTAG